CAACTTAAAGTCAGAATAATTATTGAAATTGCTATTAAGTTTCTCGTTTTCATAAATTGTTTACAACGGTTCGGCTAAGCGTAGTGCGGTGGTAAGGAAACTTTTCGTTTCCGTCTGCGCACGAAGCTAAAGCTTATTGTTTAGTTTTATTTTTTCTTTTCCAAAGCTAAATCCATAAGATTTAGCGACTTCATAAATATACACAGACCTTTCTATTTAGCCCTAAAGTCCGAATTACGTTTAGGTGTTGTTGTAAAACGTTATTCTTTGGGCTCCCAATTGAGGTCAATTTCCTTTTCTGGATTTATTACAATATTATCGTAATCATAGGTTACAACAGAATCTGTATCATTATGGTATTTATTATCGTACGCAAGAGTAAATGCTATTACAATTAAAGGGTCAATTTCATATTTTTCTAACTTTATAAGATACTTGTCCTCTCCGAGTATTTTTTTGTGATTTTTTGAAATTATGCCAATGTGTTTTTCATTTAAGAATATTGCTATTGCATTACTTTTTTGTTCATGAAAATATATAGTCCCTTTTGAAATTCGGATGTTATAGGAAATTGCTGATTCACTTCGAATTTCTATTGAGTTACTTAAGCCATAATTGATTGAGTAGTTTAAGAAATCTGTTAAATTCGGTTCTCTTTTTACAGATAATAGTTCGTAGTTGTCCAAGTCCTCTAACCCAATTTGTGAATAAAATGAGAACGGCTTGGACTTAGCATAATACATTAAATTATTATCAACCAATATTTCATATCGGTCAAAGAATATATTCCATCTTTTTTGAAAAATCCTTATTTCCATGAATTGGTTCTTTTTATAATGTTTTACAACGTTGCGGCTATGGCACGTAGGGCAGGTGATAAGCACTTATCTTTCCGCCAAGCGCGTAGCCAAAGCTTTTGCATTTTGTTTTTTATTTTATCTACTCTAAAAGCCCAAATCAAAAGATTTGGGGGACATCGTAAACAAGACCAAGCCAATAGATTCAGCACTTAGCGCTCTATTTGCTATAGCCATTGTTATCTTTAGTGCTTTTTACGCAACCTTGAATTCCGAGTCATTCATTTGTACACTGAACTTTATATTTGCCTTTAGTGCGTTAAACACTTTTAAAATAGTTTCAATCGTTACGTTTTTTGCGCTTCGCTCCAGTTTAGAAATCTTGTGACTTTGAACTCCAATCAATTCACCAAGTTGTTCTTGGGTCAATTTCCGTTCTTTTCGCACAGACTTAATCATTTCGCCAAAACCTCCATTCGCAAATCGAATTCATACTTGCCCTATCCGCCGTTCGATTTTTCCAATGTCCTTGTCCTTCATTTGTTCAAGGGTCATCATTTTCATCTTTTATTCTTTGTTGCCATAACTTTATTTTTATTGCTCGAAATATTCCGTCCCGAATCTGCTTTGCTTTTTTCGATTTCAGCTTTAGGAACCTTGTCCGTTTTTTTGACCATTCCATGCGTAGAAATCACAAGCGTTTCGGTTTTTCCAGTCCTGTCCCAAAATGCGAAAAGTCGGTATTGAAGTCCTCCATATTTTGTTCTAAACTCCCAAATGTCGTCCGTTAGTTTTTTGAACAATTTCGGGTCAAGTCCAAATGTGGCCTTGTCTAGATTATAGTAAATCTTCGCTTTTGCTTTCTTGTCGACCTTTGACATAAAATCAATAGCCTGTTCAAGAAAAACGACTTCAAATCTTTTCTCCATTCTGTTTATGTGCCCATTTATAAGACAAATATAAATAAAAAAGTTGAATTATATGGAAACTTTTATATTTTTGGTCAGCATTAAAGATAACGCTTCAGCTATGAGTAGTGCGGAGGCAAGGAAACCTTTTTGTTTCCGTCTTCGCACGTAGCAAAAGCTTTTTGTTTTGATTTATATTTTTTCGCCAGAGCAAAATCGAAAAGATTTTGCGGACATAGTAAATATACGCTTACTTTAAATTAAACACCAAACTCCGCATTACTTATAGGTATTGTTGTAAAACGTTTTTTTCGTAACAATTCCACTTCTATATTACACAAACCATTTAAAAGTCCTTTTGCGTAATTTTCGTCAATTCAGCCGGCATAACGTTTTTATTCAAATAACTTTTCACTAACTCTTTTTACCATTTCTTTGTCCATTTTTTCAGGTAAACAAACTAAGTTAGGACCCATAACATTACCGAGAGCTAAAATTCCATATTCTTTATTAAATAAAATCGGACCAGTTCCATCGGTAATTGGTTCAATCAATTCGTACTTTTTAAATGGTAATTCTGATAATTCTAAAATTTCAAATTCTGAATTATTAATTGGTTCAAAATTCATAAAACTGAAGGATAAATTCTCAGATTTTAATTCGTAAGTTAAATCAATGTTTCTTTCAGAATCTTCAATATCATCATAATGATATTTCCATAATTCAGTCTCTCTTTCAAGAGTCATTATACATTTTCTAAGTTTTTGAGAATTTCCAGGATTAATAAATAAATCACGATTTGCAAAAGTCGTTTTCGAAACATTTTCGCAACTCTCTGAAATCAATATCATCAGAACTAAAATTAATATGTTGATGGTTTTTTTCAAAATGTTTTACAACGTTTATGTATAAGATTAGTGGCGTTTTTAATCACCTAATCTAGCAAATAATTACTAGATAGAAAATCCGCAAGGATTTTCGTAAGTATGCGAGGACTAGCCATTAATTTTATACGGTGTTGTGTGTAGTGTTTTATGCGTTTTTATTTTATCAGTTTAAATTGGTCAATTCCGATTTCAAACACAATTTTGTCATCTATCTCA
The sequence above is drawn from the Cellulophaga sp. Hel_I_12 genome and encodes:
- a CDS encoding helix-turn-helix domain-containing protein, translated to MIKSVRKERKLTQEQLGELIGVQSHKISKLERSAKNVTIETILKVFNALKANIKFSVQMNDSEFKVA
- a CDS encoding type II toxin-antitoxin system RelE/ParE family toxin, which produces MEKRFEVVFLEQAIDFMSKVDKKAKAKIYYNLDKATFGLDPKLFKKLTDDIWEFRTKYGGLQYRLFAFWDRTGKTETLVISTHGMVKKTDKVPKAEIEKSKADSGRNISSNKNKVMATKNKR